The genome window CAGCTCTTTTAGAAGAGACATGAATGACAATGATATGGTGTAATCTATCGTCATTAATTCTCTGGATGAGTTGCAATCGGATGAATGGCGATTTTACCCCACAGAACAACCTTGAATTCACAAATTACAATATACAGAGCAGATCAGTCATCGCTCGACAACAGATATCAATTCTGGTCTGCTGGAAAAATTctgtaatttgaaaaattaaataacatCATCGTGTCCTGGCAGCGCATGCCATTATAATTGCATGTGACATTTATAGATTTTCTTAACAAAATCTATTTCCTTTGGTAGATGCAATCGAACTATGTTATTGATATCCTTCTTTTGTTACGGCAGCAATCACATCGGCTTATTTCGGGTGTTCACTAGAATCTAATTAACCTACCTATGATATGAATTGGTACTGATGAGTGATTTGTGTGGGGGGCAGTTAGGAGCAAAGAAAACTAGACAGAATATCAATTCTACAATTTCTAAATGACAACAATAGtagaaaaatttgaattaagGTGGAAAAGTGATTAACTTGAAGTAATTCAATTTACTTACACATCGAAAGAAAGTATTCTTAGGAAACTGGTTGACGGCCACATGAGGCTGAGGCGGTGAGTTGCTGTCTTTACTCGTACTTGCTACGATTTCTCTTATTGGACCATACGTGATTGGAAATGAAATAGGAAAGAATTCAGGTTCTCCTTTTTCATTCTTGTTGCTTTGTTGATTTCGCTTCCTTCTATTGAGATTCTTATTCCTATTTGTTGATTGTGGAATATTGCTCGAGCTTTCCTGTTGTGATTTGTCTTTTGATGGACCCACTGAAGTTGTACTCACACTAGACGTGGCATCAACATTCGTTTTATTTTGCATGTTAGACTTTCCATTGTCTTCAATTTTCTCTGATTTTTCATTCTTAATTTTTGGGTTATCTCTCGGTACTCTCACGTACATAGACAGATTTTTTCTCGCCCTTGCTATTAAATTTTTATCGATATCCAAACCGAGAATAGATTTTGGTGCCATATTTTTGGCAACTGCTATTGTAATGTGACCTGCATTACAGCCGATATCGAGAATATCCTTGCCACGAAATAGATGTGCGTTTCTATGGAATACTTCCAGGCGAACATCCATGATTTCGTTAATGTTCCTATAACCCGAATATCGATCAAAATTTCCATATTGATACCTATCACCATCCTTTCGGAACTTCGGCAACTTTTCGTTTGATTGTTTTGGTTTGTGTTGTTCAGGCGGAGGAACCATCTCCGAATCTTTAACTGTTTCATTTTCCGGAATGGGTTTAAGTATCTCAACTTCCGGGGTATCACAACGAATACTTTCGCCTGCGAAAAGATATATACCGTGAAAAAATAGTAAGAATTTATAAAGAATCTGAGTTGAGGCGGTCCTACGAAAGACTACGGAGAATCACCCTTTGTCAACTAAATGGTGATGTTTGGACCGACTTCATCAACCCATTGCACATGGAAATAATAAATACTCACTATCAAATGTCTTCGTATCATCAGTGGGGCTTACGAGTTCATTTTCGCTGACTGAAGTTGAACGTAACCGTGAACCCTTCCTGGCTCCTGTTGGTATTGTTCGCGGAGGACGCTTCCAGGCGCCTGGTTGTGGAACAACAGGACTTACTATTTTGTCCATAGCATCTACTCTTCGAAACTGTGAATATACGAGATATGAATAAAATTTCTCTGCATTAGAAGCCTGGATCCAAGTCAATCGAACTTCAATGAATCTCAAGTTACCTATTTATATTTACcttattgtttttattaggTCCTTCGCTTATTCGTCTCTTCCTTCCACTCCCGCTGCTTATTGAATGTTGATCACTACCCGCTAAATCACTTAAATCGAGTTTCAAGTCGCGTGGTTTTTCTTTTTCCGTACTTCGCACTACGCCAAATGCACCTGTAATGGCAACCGGGTCGCTGACGCTATCCTTTCTCAAAGACCCCTCCGAGTCCTCTACTTTTTTAATTTCGTTAGTATCCTGTACTACTCCGCTTGTATTAACTTCTGCTGCAATGCTTGTATTTTTACCCTCTAAACTTATAGCACTGTTTACGAGTTCTCTCGTATTATCGCCTGTTGCGTCGATGGGTACATCTGAATTAGCCAAATCCGGTGGTGGGGGACACGATATTGTACATGGAGGGCCGCCCACAGCAATCACTAAAGGATTTTCTGTCAAGCTTGTGTCCGATGTTGCCTCATTCGTACTTTTACGCTTTGGCTTCTTTTTACGATGACGATGTTTTGGTTTTGGCTTGCGTTTCATTGGGGATACAAGTTGCTTCTCATATTCAGCTGAATCGACAGGATCTAACAAATGAAGTGGGTCGTAGATGTTAGGTGGAATGATAACTTCAActttaggtggtgttgtaattggcGATTGCTGTGGGGTTTGGTTGGGAGTTGGGTTTTGCGATTCATTTTGCAAACCATTTAAATTCAAGGGATCTGAAATGTTGCCGCCTAACAAAAACTTAGTAGGCGGTATCATGACTTCTTTTCGTGGTCGTTTAGCTGGCAAGAAAAACTTCGACCGTAGTGCAAACTGAGCAGCTCTGCTGCCAATGCCAATCATTTTCTTCAAGTTCTGCTTGGTGCTTTTTGTTGAATGTTGTTTACGGTGCGCAGTTTGACTCTTTGCATTGTGTAGATTTTCCAATTCGGCCTTTATAACTTGCTTACAATTTTTCAAATGCGCCTTAAACGCTTTGTGTGACAACTTTTTCACCATGCCAGGTGGTTGAGGAGCACGCATTTTCACTTTCTGATTATGGTTTGTTTTATTTATGCGTTTATGCTTTCTAGGTTTTGTTTGTTGCGATCCAAAATTATCGTTTTTGTCGATAACAATGTTGTTTGTAAAATCTAACCTAGTACTTGAAGTGCTATAAGGTGCCTGATCGATCGTATGCTGGGTCGCAACACCGTCAGGCTGGCTTTTATTTTGATCTTGAGCTTCTACGACACACGTCATTTGTATGAGGCCTTGATCACACTTTGTGGTAACCGAAATGGCAGAGGAATCTTCAGTGTCATTCGACGACATCCTTTTGCCATTTATGGTAGAATTGCTTCAGTGATATCTACAATATCTGCATCCGAGATAACtctaattgaagaaaaaaagctGGTGTTAATGTTATTTGTGATGTGATCTGTGTtgtgataaaaaaatataatcgattttaatctaaaatataataagaagACTCATTCAACGATATATTTCCTCGTATAGACCACAGTTGATTCCACACACAATTTTTCGAAGTACAAATAAAATCCAACTCGGTTCAGTCAGAAGGACTACTGGGCTTGAAATAAGTCTATAGGAAGGGAAGGAGTTCTTGCAATTAACAAATGACAACGATCTTCCTTCAAAACTCGTACTACACACGCTTCCCAACATGCATTCATAATCATCCTGTGGATACAAGAACCCAACTGACGACACGTTGGTAGGTAAGCATTTACTCTTGGAAAGGCTCGAAAACCAGAAAATTAATGGCATTATCCCTGTACGATTCTAAAGTCAGCCGAGAATAGACCGATCGATATACATATAAACGGAAGTAGTCTTATAAAATGAATGGCAAAAAATAGCTTATGCTTCACCTAAACAAGAATCTGGTAGTGAGGTCGATAAAGTCTCGCCTCGCAAAAAAATGGtattaaaaaggataaaaatttgCAATCCTACATATATTAGAAGTGTTTATGCCTACAGAGAGGCGTTTGAGCCCTACCCAGTTAAGAATCTTTTGGTTGCGAATATGTAAAATTACATAGGATGATGaggtcatacacgttttagagtacatgaaattcacataaaatggaaaagtttccccttctataactttgttgaattttcttcaaacttcccaaagttacaCCTTATTTTATCCCTTATACCGTAAAATACAGTAGTATActctttttaactttatttgtgcagatatcggaaggggatatattttgaggtttagatttcgttcagatttttggttggataagttctgagaacgagacctgttacactttttggggtcatattttgaactccCTTTCGCATCTATGGGGAGCGTCCCTTTAAACTCTATACAAACTGGCGCCatttactatatgtaaagggctTCACATATTACACGTTCTAgtgtgacagacattgaatcgattctaataaggttttgtttctcacAGTAAACACAAATATCGTGACGATCGGCTTTCAAAGGATTTTTTTCTATCAATTATCAATTTTTTCctcttgaaaaaaaataattccgcTTCCGTGTTTCCATTTCCGCCTTTTTTGAAAgttcatttatatttttgaaaaaagatacatttccTACCAAGAAACGCAATTTTCGAAAAACTCTCTTATTCTCTAAATATTGTGTACATAAGAACATTTTTATAATTATTCTTTGTATTATATTGTACATTTTCTTATTTACAACAGGGAATACTGATCTATGATCTGGCACAACACTTCTTCGAGCCCCTATTAATCTAGCTTTTTTTCGAAGATACCCTATTAAATAGCTTCCCGAATCCGGACCTCCGCTTGATATAAGTGGCAAGGTCTGCACCGAAGAAGGTTTCCACTGAACAGGAAAATTGTTTGACCAAACTTATGGACTACTCTATGAACTAGGGACAGCCGATATAACAATAAGGACATGTGAAGCATAACGTATATGTAATgtaataaaaagtaaatttctgaaaaaaaaaactgtaaatGCGTCTCTctcaaaattaaatttagaacaagtcgagaaaccggttcagtttccggtttcttgactttaggtacgaaaggttttgtgtattgcttatttAAGCATAGTTGAATGGGTATGGGGTGTCCCATTCGTACTTAGCTCgaaatatatatgcatttagtttgtcaaaccattcactctagtatgatactgacattcaaagtattaGAATGCAAAAAAATTGCtcgaaagtgacaactttgacctattataatcgtgcgatttccaccaaatttggcagcatCATGCCCTATAGTATAGCCTAAATTACTGCAATTGATGATTCtcgaataaacttaaggagagttgccaggaaatttctaaaaaaaaattttataataaatatatatacaggTGCCATCCGACACCTCCACTGGTTAAGCtcaatcttcttagcaacgagaagtaCCTGAAAGTAATGGGcgacacggctccacctgtcagcgcaccTTGACAAAGCTGTCTAGAGAGACATCCCCTGCGTTTAAATACAGCCGctaacgaatcccatcccacttttcccaaaaaaaaggtgtgataaGTGTCGTCGTGCTCGATGGCTAGGTCCCACCCCTagacgaacggcatccacgacttgcatgacagcgtcaactgtggatctccttgctctaaaaccgaaccgtcgtggggataagtctccagcagtgcgtatcgcttcatcgagtttacttctgatgagcttttcaagcactttccccgcggtgtcaagcatacaaagtggccAATATGAAGatggcaactcagggtcgccttccctttgctgatcagcgcaagcgtCACTACCTACCAacaagaagggaaaatgccctctccCTCTCtattggaacaccagtttgtccACCTCTGCTGGAATCAGGCCtaccgccttcttgtttttcatagagagcacTATCTATTCCTACTCTTTTATAGAGTGTGGGCAGTCCACCGTCATGATTCCGTAcggggaatagtgcccgtacaatgcggttcaCCTGCTCGGTCTTAAGTAAATAGGGTTTTCCAGAGAGCTCCGATTTTTCTAGTTACAAATTTGTAAACGAGTCCCTACGGGTCCCCATTTACTtcatcgaccagatcttgccaacaGCGAGTTTTTTCGTGCTTTTTGCGCcgcggagtttccttttggctgatctgtactctgttatTATGCTACATGCCTCCTGCCgatcgtttagacgttgtgttaagcggcggagtctgtgacactccttgTGTCTCAATGCCTTGCTGGGCATcgaagctccgcaggccgttgTTAACAGGTTCATAGCTGAATTTACAAATGTCAGCTGCAGAAAGAGCGCTAGGGTTGCGCACACCGAGGGTTTGTGTCAACCacccacttcgaaggcaatgtattgatggtcgtttgCCAAAAAGTCTTTCAGAACTTGCCACCCGTGTTGgataaacaccgaatccagacaaaaagTCCCCTTCGGCCTTTTGCaaaaaccctaaggagggtgccgctCCGAACCCAGATAGAAGCGGTAtatgatatgtcagggtgccattaAGGTGAGTCCTTATTGCGGGAATGCTTGCTAATGAGCACTAACTAAGTTTTGTTCTTcccagcgaactgcgctagcaactcgtgagcgattgatttgtaggatgagaagcatgttgaccgtgtcctatcactttccagttctgctctgaagactggatatCGCTCCGAGCCCGCAACGTTctcatatatatggttgccattgacCCCTTCGTGGGGTATAGGGCGTCAACcacatcgttcgcggttacctgaaatgcccttccgCACCCCCCTTCTCCCGACTTCccaagacgctcgcactcctcctcttgtGTTCTGTGCTAAGTGCcctaaatatgataatatactacaaTTAACTTAATTCAAGTAggtattgatatggagagtattttcagtTCTAAACACCATGTGCATGGATCCCCATATTCCTTTttagatatttgggttgggtagtctcTGCGAACGGGTCCTTGAGGTAACTGATGGTTTTCGGACCCTCGCACCAATGAgaaaactaataccggtttcggaaagtactaatcgagacctttaatttgatattctattcggtgaaaaaaaatttacacccccttttgcatttaagaccgacccccccccccccctataatAGGAATCACCGTTTTTGGGATAATAGGTCTAACAGATACCTGCTtgaataaaggtaataatagtacattaccatattttagaaatttactcgaaagcctcccttaagttcatcctagaagcacATTTGGTACGGTTGTAaataatataatgcataattattgaaaatttgacaaaaatccaactattattaacaacgttatagaaaatcaaaattgtgcatttcatgtgaatttatcgcaTTGCATGATGTCAtcaccatataaagtgaacttatatgaacgacggaattggagtttggaaatacatacatatgtcattGTCATTGGAATGTCATTGGAAATGTCatatatcaagaaatattttgatttgaagGTATATGTGAATGAAGAAacgtgaataggaaatttctcacacaagaagaacacaaaaccttcatacccgaaaCGTCTAACTTTCAGTACTGCGACTgtgtatacacaaaaccttattaaaatcggtttactgtctatctgtctgtcacaggcatttttctaggttacagcgattgacaccaaatttggtagaaagctggaaactgtgaacgctcatgcatacagtgagttacattcttttacgacgaatttaaggggggtccccaaacatgcaaaagagggatgtacattttttttcatcaaatatattcatgtagggtatcaaattaaaggtcttggttagtacttttcgaagctttgttttgacatttgttggaaaggtggggagtgcggggggggggggggggggggattgaaagtaatcatttctttaagggggccattctcagaaactaccaaacccaaaaatctgaaaaaaatcaggaggctgccactatatggtacctgggctccaaaatttaaagttataatacgtcaaaattgtcgcttctttacaaattcaagactatgaatgtcaatatcatccgaaagtggatattctcacataatatatgcatatattacgtgctatgcactaagaaatacacaaaacctttcgtacctgaagcgtccagcttccgatttcccgacttgtttttaataaagTTCGAATAAGTAGACAAAATCAATTCAAATTGGAAGATAATGATCATAAagcttttgtgtttatcttacgtGGGCTGGTACAATCGTACACATATGTACGTCTATTTAAGTTGGGCAATACCTGCAACTTCACCAGcgtgtatatacatatgcatatgtatctGCCTCGACTAATTGATGCCGatatacaaaacaaaaaaataaaagaaactaaaaaaaggtaaaaataagATATTCATATGCTTCCTGCTGTTTAGATGAGGCCACCTTATATGATGGCGACCTCAAGCACGTCTTAAATGCAATCAATTCATACACAATTAATCTCTTATTTCTGAATTCTCATCTCGCCCCCATCTAAATATGCGAAAAACATT of Hermetia illucens chromosome 4, iHerIll2.2.curated.20191125, whole genome shotgun sequence contains these proteins:
- the LOC119654876 gene encoding 7SK snRNA methylphosphate capping enzyme bin3, which translates into the protein MSSNDTEDSSAISVTTKCDQGLIQMTCVVEAQDQNKSQPDGVATQHTIDQAPYSTSSTRLDFTNNIVIDKNDNFGSQQTKPRKHKRINKTNHNQKVKMRAPQPPGMVKKLSHKAFKAHLKNCKQVIKAELENLHNAKSQTAHRKQHSTKSTKQNLKKMIGIGSRAAQFALRSKFFLPAKRPRKEVMIPPTKFLLGGNISDPLNLNGLQNESQNPTPNQTPQQSPITTPPKVEVIIPPNIYDPLHLLDPVDSAEYEKQLVSPMKRKPKPKHRHRKKKPKRKSTNEATSDTSLTENPLVIAVGGPPCTISCPPPPDLANSDVPIDATGDNTRELVNSAISLEGKNTSIAAEVNTSGVVQDTNEIKKVEDSEGSLRKDSVSDPVAITGAFGVVRSTEKEKPRDLKLDLSDLAGSDQHSISSGSGRKRRISEGPNKNNKFRRVDAMDKIVSPVVPQPGAWKRPPRTIPTGARKGSRLRSTSVSENELVSPTDDTKTFDSESIRCDTPEVEILKPIPENETVKDSEMVPPPEQHKPKQSNEKLPKFRKDGDRYQYGNFDRYSGYRNINEIMDVRLEVFHRNAHLFRGKDILDIGCNAGHITIAVAKNMAPKSILGLDIDKNLIARARKNLSMYVRVPRDNPKIKNEKSEKIEDNGKSNMQNKTNVDATSSVSTTSVGPSKDKSQQESSSNIPQSTNRNKNLNRRKRNQQSNKNEKGEPEFFPISFPITYGPIREIVASTSKDSNSPPQPHVAVNQFPKNTFFRCVNYVLKDESLINSETQQYDVILCLSVTKWIHLNFGDAGLKLAFKRMFNQLRPGGKLILEAQNWASYRKKKNLTETIYNNYKSIEFFPNKFNEYLLSSEVGFSHSYCLGAPRHMNKGFCRPIQLYAKGDYTPNHIRWSDNYHPQTPYETYRGIYAGMTRPPYPVWGPLDTPRGNSGSYSCRQTPVHPGLTTSQYYNPLESDSYLPSYDNEVQNRHYVFASPLYQTVWSPPPSLRNPSNRTPIFGSIREADSDECVARHVYLPTDFGASPQAGGGSAFNSVREPDHEDGSQQAQSSKQHVYANCEDLSSSFADNSSSPQIHNSSSSSRAAALSTQNSDQLDSNVDTENDSTVNVDVDDCDN